The Couchioplanes caeruleus nucleotide sequence CGCACCGCGGTGAGGAGATCACCGACGAGGTGATGGACGGCCCGCAGAGCGCGGTCTTCGACCAGGCCGAGAACCGCCTGCACGCGCAGAAGGCGCTGCTGGCCTGGCTGCTGGCGGCCTCCTCCTCATGACCGGGCCGGGCACCCGCGCGGCGCGGCACGCGCGCATCGTCGACCTCGTCCGCGACAAGGCCGTACGGTCCCAGACCGAGCTGGCCGAGCTGCTGGCGCTCGACGGCGTGCAGGTCACCCAGGCCACCCTGTCGCGGGACCTCGAGGAGTTGCGGGCCGTCAAAGCCGGCGGCGTCTACGTCATCCCCGAGGACGGCCTGCCGCCGCTGCGCCCGGTCGAGCAGGCCCCGGCCCGGCTGGTCCGGCTGCTGCGCGAGCTGCTGAACTCGGTGGACGTCAGCGGCAACCTGGTGGTGCTGCGAGTGCCGCCGGGCGCCGCGCAGTTCCTGGCCAGCGCGCTGGACCGCTCGGGGCTGCCCGACGTCGTGGGCACCATCGCCGGGGACGACACGATCCTGGTGGTGGCCCGCGAGCCGTCCACCGACACCGGGTCGGGGGCCCGGCTCGCCGAGAAGCTGACGGCCTGGAGCCGTACGGACAACGAAGGGACCCTGCCGTGATCGCGCAGCAGCCCGCCGTCGAGGCCTTCTTCCCGGGCTTCGCCGACAACATGCAGAAGCTCCAGGCCCGCGGGCTCGAGTTCTACCTGGCCTCCAACGACACGCTGCGCCCGTTCCTCAACGAGGCGCCGTACGGCCACAAGCTCACCTGGCTGGACTTCACCGAGACCACCGGCGACAAGGGCTGGGACACCGGCGAGTTCCTCAACCTGTTCAACGTGATCAACGGCATCGCGTTCGGCGACCGCGGCATCCCCATGCCGCAGTGGGTGATGGTCGACCTCATCCTCATGCCGTCGGCCGCGGTGATCGCCGCGCTGCCCCAGGCGCAGTTCACCGAGACGCTGGAGACCAGCGCGTTCGACGAGGACGCCAAGCGGCACCTGCGCGCGGTCTTCGACAAGGTGAAGCAGAGCGACTACAACGGCCCGATCCCGATCGGCGGCTACTGCGCGGCGCCCAGCGCGGCCCCCGGCACCTGGGTCGGCTGGTCGCTGTGGTCGGTGATGACCAACGCCGGGCTGGGCCGCGCGCTCAAGGCCCTGGCGCTCTCGGTCTACCAGGCCCGCAAGCTCGACGGCGTCACCCAGTACGACAACACCGCGCTGCGCGTGCACACCCGCTTCGGCCGGCTGCACATCCTGGTCGCGACCGTGCCGTTCCACACCTCGCCCGGCTCGTTCGTCTACGAGAACGACTTCACGGTGCCCGTGGCCGAGCGCGAGCCGGAGCCCACGTTCCTGCTCGACCCGTTCGACTACGAGCGCCAGCGCGCCATGCAGAAGGCCATCGAGGCCCGGCAGTCCACCTACTACGTGCTCGCCCCCGGCCACCTCACGAAGGATGGGACGTCGTACGTGCCGATCCTCGAACTCCCGTACTCGCCCGAAGGAAACTGATGTCCAAGCGCAAGATCGTCCTCGCGTTCTCCGGCGGCCTCGACACCTCGTACGCCCTGGTGTCCCTGCGTGAGCAGGGCTGGGAGGTGCTGACCGCCAACATCGACACCGGTGGCCTGCACAGCGGCGAGGCCGACGTGGTCCGCAAGCGCGCCGAGGAGC carries:
- a CDS encoding arginine repressor, which translates into the protein MTGPGTRAARHARIVDLVRDKAVRSQTELAELLALDGVQVTQATLSRDLEELRAVKAGGVYVIPEDGLPPLRPVEQAPARLVRLLRELLNSVDVSGNLVVLRVPPGAAQFLASALDRSGLPDVVGTIAGDDTILVVAREPSTDTGSGARLAEKLTAWSRTDNEGTLP